The following proteins are encoded in a genomic region of Microbacterium sp. NC79:
- a CDS encoding DUF4191 domain-containing protein encodes MAARNSAPEKRPGLISQIKTLVKFTKDVYPWLPWVLIGILVAGVALGVGLGFLIPPVAIWSIILWGVTGLLLGFLGAMITMSRLATKAMYIKIDGMPGATGYVITSGLGRGWNADETPVGVNPKTQDAVYRAIGRAGILILGEGAEGRLTRLINEEKMRAKRVAPQVPVHVMYVGNGEGQVPIKTLAKTVKALPKSINKATQAAVIKRMASMTQGMASLPIPKGIDPTKVRAPRPR; translated from the coding sequence ATGGCTGCCCGCAATTCCGCTCCTGAGAAGCGCCCCGGACTCATTTCCCAGATCAAGACCCTCGTGAAGTTCACGAAGGACGTCTACCCCTGGCTTCCGTGGGTGCTGATCGGCATCCTGGTTGCCGGCGTGGCGCTCGGCGTCGGCCTCGGTTTCCTCATTCCGCCCGTTGCGATCTGGAGCATCATCCTCTGGGGTGTCACCGGTCTCCTCCTCGGATTCCTTGGCGCGATGATCACGATGTCGCGACTGGCAACGAAGGCGATGTACATCAAGATCGACGGCATGCCAGGCGCCACCGGCTACGTCATCACGAGCGGACTCGGTCGCGGCTGGAACGCTGACGAGACCCCCGTCGGCGTGAACCCCAAGACGCAGGACGCCGTATATCGCGCCATCGGCCGCGCAGGCATTCTGATCCTCGGTGAGGGTGCAGAAGGTCGTCTTACCCGTCTCATCAACGAAGAGAAAATGCGCGCCAAGCGCGTCGCCCCGCAGGTTCCCGTACACGTCATGTACGTCGGTAACGGCGAAGGCCAGGTTCCGATCAAGACGCTCGCAAAGACCGTCAAGGCCCTCCCGAAGAGCATCAACAAGGCGACTCAGGCGGCCGTCATCAAGCGCATGGCGTCGATGACGCAGGGCATGGCATCGCTGCCGATCCCGAAGGGCATCGACCCGACCAAGGTTCGCGCACCGCGCCCGCGCTAG
- a CDS encoding bifunctional [glutamine synthetase] adenylyltransferase/[glutamine synthetase]-adenylyl-L-tyrosine phosphorylase, with protein sequence MSRRSTSLSDLARRGFSELSNAATLLEELAALTGLPVDELIDGAAGAADPDRALTGFIRVARRDVVPVREVLSSPSAAENAWRVLGVSSGLGDFYLRHPHELTDLALVPDALPTADELRAELLASVGSIDGFAADGSESAWLALRVRYRRMVARIAAFDVAAADPVVVVDAVAAALADAAAAALEASLSVARAKLTGIGGPAMFSHAEMQATRLAIIGMGKAGARELNYVSDVDVIFVSGTANEELVSEARAIDIATRLAVQLMRGISGMEMEPPLWEVDANLRPEGKQGALVRSLESHLTYYDRWAKSWEFQALLKARALAGDAELGAAYVAGVQPKIWTSSARENFVDSVQRMRERVTDNIPAEDIDHQIKLGPGGLRDIEFTVQLLQLVHGLSDEKIRERSTLGAIDALAAEGYIGRDDAAAFAQHYRQLRVIEHRLQLENLRRTHLMPRTEEGQRFIARASKLAVTGGELIAVWEAIKREVREIHVRLFYRPLLSAVASLGEDERSLSSAHAHDRLAAIGFRDPASALRHIQALTTGLSRKVTIQRHLMPIMIRWFSEGADPDYGLVAFRRISERLGDSPWFLGMLRDSSVAAQHLTRVLSGSRYVGELMEWIPESVAWLDQADGLEPRAGFVLQEEARAIQSRHETTKDAMKSVRALRRRELLRTAMASMLDVITLEQTAAALTTITEVTIQASLRAVRREVVPPEDNDLDFSVIAMGRFGGAELTFGSDADVMFIYDANGVEPQRAHELSQQLVAKLREHSEDHRVPLELDADLRPEGRSGPMVRSYEAYEEYYERWSQPWEAQALLRARGIAGSVKLIRKFTVLADGMRYPEKPDLAATREIKRIKARVEAERLPQGVDRSRHLKLGPGSISDVEWLVQLLQFQHAWHVPDLRTTSTVRAMAAAVAADLISESSSTRLMQAWELSARLRSAITLLTGRASDVLPGDRQQLDGIGRVVGYPDRSATRVEEDYLGATRRSRRVFEKLFYG encoded by the coding sequence ATGTCGCGCCGCTCGACGAGCCTCAGCGACCTTGCACGCCGCGGGTTCAGTGAGCTGAGCAACGCGGCAACGCTCCTGGAGGAGCTCGCCGCGTTGACGGGGCTGCCTGTTGACGAACTCATCGATGGCGCGGCGGGTGCTGCCGACCCCGACCGCGCGCTCACCGGATTCATCCGCGTTGCGCGCCGCGACGTGGTTCCGGTGCGCGAGGTGCTGTCATCTCCTAGCGCTGCCGAAAACGCGTGGCGCGTCTTGGGTGTTTCTTCCGGCCTCGGCGACTTTTACCTGCGGCATCCGCACGAACTCACCGATCTCGCGCTGGTTCCCGATGCGCTGCCGACCGCCGACGAACTGCGCGCCGAGCTGCTGGCCTCCGTTGGTAGCATCGATGGATTCGCCGCAGACGGCAGCGAATCCGCGTGGCTGGCATTGCGGGTGCGCTATCGCCGTATGGTTGCTCGCATCGCAGCGTTCGATGTGGCCGCGGCTGATCCCGTTGTGGTTGTGGACGCCGTAGCTGCCGCGCTGGCCGACGCTGCGGCGGCAGCCCTCGAGGCATCGCTGTCAGTCGCGCGCGCCAAGCTCACCGGCATTGGTGGGCCAGCGATGTTCAGCCACGCCGAGATGCAGGCGACACGCCTCGCCATCATCGGCATGGGCAAGGCTGGTGCTCGTGAACTCAACTATGTGAGCGACGTCGACGTGATCTTCGTCTCGGGCACGGCGAACGAAGAGCTGGTCTCCGAAGCACGCGCCATCGATATCGCGACGCGTCTTGCCGTGCAACTCATGCGCGGAATCTCCGGGATGGAGATGGAACCACCACTGTGGGAAGTCGACGCCAACTTGCGTCCGGAGGGGAAGCAGGGGGCGCTCGTGCGCTCACTGGAATCGCACCTCACCTACTACGACCGGTGGGCAAAGAGTTGGGAGTTTCAGGCGCTGCTGAAGGCACGCGCCCTGGCGGGTGACGCTGAGCTTGGCGCCGCCTACGTGGCGGGCGTGCAGCCCAAGATCTGGACGAGCTCGGCACGAGAAAACTTCGTCGACTCCGTGCAGCGCATGCGCGAGCGGGTCACGGACAACATCCCGGCAGAAGACATTGATCACCAGATCAAGCTGGGCCCGGGCGGACTGCGCGACATCGAGTTCACCGTGCAGCTCTTGCAACTCGTGCACGGCCTTTCTGATGAAAAGATTCGGGAGCGATCCACGCTCGGCGCCATTGACGCACTGGCAGCCGAAGGCTACATCGGTCGTGACGATGCGGCTGCGTTTGCGCAGCACTATCGTCAGCTTCGCGTCATTGAGCATCGGCTGCAGCTGGAAAACCTGCGACGCACCCACCTCATGCCCCGTACTGAAGAGGGCCAACGCTTCATTGCGCGCGCGTCGAAGCTCGCGGTGACCGGCGGCGAGCTCATCGCGGTGTGGGAAGCAATCAAACGCGAGGTGCGCGAGATCCATGTGCGCCTGTTCTACCGGCCACTTCTCAGTGCGGTGGCGTCGCTTGGCGAAGACGAACGCTCGCTTTCCTCGGCGCACGCGCATGATCGTCTCGCGGCGATCGGGTTCCGTGACCCTGCCAGCGCCCTGCGCCATATTCAAGCGCTCACCACGGGTCTCAGCCGCAAGGTGACGATTCAGCGCCACCTGATGCCGATCATGATCAGGTGGTTCAGCGAAGGAGCCGATCCCGACTACGGTCTGGTCGCGTTCCGGCGCATTTCTGAACGTCTCGGTGATTCGCCCTGGTTCCTTGGCATGCTGCGCGATTCCTCTGTCGCGGCGCAGCACTTGACCCGGGTGCTCTCCGGCTCCCGCTACGTGGGCGAACTGATGGAGTGGATCCCGGAGTCCGTTGCGTGGCTGGATCAGGCTGATGGGCTGGAACCACGCGCCGGGTTTGTGCTGCAGGAAGAAGCTCGCGCGATTCAGTCGCGCCATGAGACGACGAAAGACGCGATGAAATCGGTGCGTGCACTGCGTCGCCGCGAACTGTTGCGCACGGCGATGGCGTCGATGTTGGACGTCATCACGCTTGAACAAACGGCGGCTGCGCTCACCACGATCACCGAGGTGACGATTCAAGCGAGCCTGCGAGCGGTACGCCGCGAAGTGGTTCCGCCTGAAGATAATGACCTCGATTTCTCCGTCATCGCGATGGGTCGATTTGGGGGAGCCGAACTCACTTTTGGTTCCGACGCCGATGTGATGTTCATTTACGACGCGAACGGCGTCGAACCGCAGCGCGCGCACGAGTTGTCGCAACAGCTGGTCGCCAAACTTCGTGAGCATAGCGAAGACCACCGCGTACCGCTGGAGCTTGACGCTGACCTTCGCCCTGAGGGACGATCAGGGCCGATGGTGCGCTCCTACGAGGCCTACGAGGAGTATTACGAGCGCTGGTCGCAACCGTGGGAGGCTCAGGCGCTGCTGCGCGCGCGTGGCATTGCAGGCAGCGTGAAACTGATCAGAAAGTTCACCGTGCTCGCGGACGGGATGCGGTATCCGGAAAAACCGGACCTGGCAGCAACCCGCGAGATTAAGCGCATTAAGGCGCGTGTTGAAGCCGAGCGGCTCCCGCAGGGCGTCGATCGCTCCCGGCATTTGAAGCTGGGGCCCGGCAGCATCAGCGATGTTGAGTGGCTTGTGCAGCTTTTGCAGTTTCAGCATGCGTGGCATGTGCCTGATCTGCGCACGACCTCGACCGTGCGGGCAATGGCCGCGGCTGTCGCGGCTGACCTGATCAGCGAGTCGTCGTCGACCCGTTTGATGCAGGCGTGGGAGTTGTCTGCGCGGTTACGCTCCGCGATCACGCTGCTCACCGGGCGCGCCTCAGATGTATTGCCAGGCGACCGCCAGCAGCTCGACGGAATCGGTCGCGTCGTGGGGTACCCTGACCGGTCCGCCACGCGCGTGGAGGAGGATTACCTCGGCGCCACGCGGCGGTCCCGTCGGGTCTTCGAGAAGCTGTTTTACGGGTAG
- a CDS encoding helix-turn-helix transcriptional regulator, protein MVAQLELDEAEIDRVFHALATSTRRDILRRTIEQEQSVSTLAADYDMSFAAVQKHVAVLEAANLIIKRAEGRERLVRANPEMIARARALLTQYEDMWRSRIARLDDLLAAEATNLEGA, encoded by the coding sequence ATGGTTGCACAATTAGAACTCGACGAAGCGGAGATCGACCGTGTATTTCATGCACTGGCGACGTCGACCCGCCGCGACATCCTGCGCCGGACGATCGAGCAGGAGCAGTCGGTCTCGACCCTCGCCGCTGACTACGACATGTCGTTCGCGGCAGTACAGAAGCACGTTGCCGTGCTTGAAGCTGCGAACCTCATCATCAAACGCGCCGAAGGGCGCGAGCGGCTTGTCCGCGCCAACCCCGAGATGATTGCCCGCGCCCGGGCGCTTCTCACCCAATACGAAGACATGTGGCGGTCGCGGATCGCCCGACTCGATGACCTATTGGCCGCAGAGGCCACCAACCTTGAAGGAGCATGA
- a CDS encoding RDD family protein, which translates to MTNPSAYYPGQDLGLPETGVGSIARFPPRLLALIIDWIPVTILSIAFFDYSPLAQMLIFFAINVVFVPTLGGTPGHRIVGMRVLRLDGAWTGVVRPIVRTVLILLVIPAVVWDQDQRGLHDKISGTMLVRAPGIFRR; encoded by the coding sequence GTGACCAACCCTTCTGCGTACTATCCAGGTCAAGACCTTGGCCTCCCCGAAACCGGCGTTGGAAGCATCGCCCGTTTCCCCCCTCGCTTGCTCGCACTGATCATTGACTGGATCCCCGTCACGATCCTCTCGATTGCATTCTTCGACTACAGCCCGCTGGCTCAGATGCTGATCTTTTTCGCGATCAACGTGGTGTTTGTCCCGACGCTGGGTGGCACACCAGGGCACCGCATCGTCGGTATGCGTGTGTTGCGTCTCGATGGTGCGTGGACGGGCGTTGTGCGCCCGATTGTGCGCACCGTCTTGATTCTGTTGGTTATTCCCGCCGTTGTCTGGGATCAGGATCAGCGCGGGCTGCACGACAAGATTTCCGGAACCATGTTGGTACGTGCGCCGGGAATCTTCCGCCGCTAA
- the ppgK gene encoding polyphosphate--glucose phosphotransferase, which produces MSSQRAVGVDIGGTGIKAGIVDLRHGEMVSERVRVATPEGAAPADVLTAVQSVLATLGVDDDHQVPLGVAFPAIVKHGKTLSASNVSQDWVGFEAEKFFENGLGRDIHFVNDADAAGVAEHRYGAAKGRDGLTIMTTLGTGIGSAFVYDGVLIPNTELGHLQRKGEKIEAWAAYSAMERESLSWKKWAARLQVFYSQVEFLFSPDLFVVGGGVSKHPEQFLPLLDLVTPIVAATHRNAAGIIGAAALAGD; this is translated from the coding sequence ATGAGTTCTCAGCGCGCCGTCGGTGTTGATATCGGAGGGACCGGCATCAAGGCCGGAATCGTTGATTTGCGACACGGTGAAATGGTTTCCGAGCGTGTGCGTGTTGCCACTCCCGAAGGTGCTGCACCGGCCGATGTGCTCACTGCCGTGCAGTCTGTGCTCGCGACCCTCGGCGTCGATGACGATCACCAGGTTCCGCTCGGCGTCGCCTTTCCGGCGATCGTGAAGCACGGTAAGACGCTGTCCGCGTCAAATGTGTCGCAGGACTGGGTCGGTTTCGAGGCCGAGAAGTTCTTCGAGAACGGGCTCGGTCGCGACATCCACTTCGTGAATGATGCCGACGCCGCTGGTGTCGCCGAGCACCGCTACGGTGCCGCGAAAGGCCGTGACGGCCTCACGATCATGACGACGCTCGGCACCGGCATTGGGTCGGCATTCGTGTATGACGGCGTGCTCATTCCCAATACCGAGCTCGGGCATTTGCAACGCAAGGGCGAGAAGATCGAGGCGTGGGCCGCCTATTCTGCGATGGAACGTGAGTCGCTGTCGTGGAAAAAGTGGGCTGCGCGTCTGCAAGTTTTCTACTCGCAGGTCGAGTTCCTCTTCTCCCCCGACCTATTCGTCGTCGGTGGCGGCGTCTCCAAGCACCCCGAGCAGTTCCTGCCGCTGCTTGACCTCGTGACGCCGATCGTTGCGGCAACACACCGCAATGCTGCAGGCATAATCGGTGCTGCCGCACTCGCAGGCGACTAA
- a CDS encoding SPOR domain-containing protein, producing the protein MSNEAPYVDPMADDQYWYNTLTQEVEKGRQSPSPYRLGPFATEAEAADAPAVVKRRAEAWAAEDEAEDNWGSAGSSDQ; encoded by the coding sequence ATGTCGAACGAAGCACCCTATGTCGATCCGATGGCCGACGACCAGTATTGGTACAACACCCTCACGCAGGAGGTTGAGAAGGGGCGGCAGTCGCCGTCGCCTTACCGCCTTGGGCCGTTTGCCACTGAAGCTGAAGCGGCTGACGCACCTGCGGTGGTGAAACGTCGCGCTGAAGCGTGGGCTGCCGAAGATGAAGCCGAAGACAACTGGGGAAGCGCGGGCTCGTCAGACCAGTAG
- the glnA gene encoding type I glutamate--ammonia ligase — MFRDSSEVLAYIKENDVKFLDIRFTDLPGVQQHFNIPASTVDEEFFTVGQLFDGSSIRGFASIHESDMQLIPDVTTAYIDQFRAEKTLIMVFDIFNPRTGEVYSKDPRQVAKKAEKYLASTGIADTAYFAPEAEFYIFDDVRYEVSEGKSFYSIDSEEAAWNTGRKEEGGNLANKTPFKGGYFPVSPVDKTADLRDDMSLRLIEAGLELERSHHEVGTAGQQEINYRFDTMVSAADDILKFKYIVKNTAELWGKTATFMPKPLFGDNGSGMHTHQSLWLDGKPLFFDEKGYGQLSDIARWYIGGLLKHANAVLAFTNPSLNSYHRLVKGFEAPVNLAYSAGNRSAAIRIPLTGSNPKAKRIEFRVPDAASNPYLAFAAQLMAGLDGIKNRIEPLEPIDKDLYELPPEEAKNIPQVPNSLLDSLEALRADHQFLLEGGVFTEELIETWINYKIENEIKPIAQRPHPFEFELYYGV, encoded by the coding sequence ATGTTCCGCGATTCATCTGAAGTGCTGGCGTACATCAAGGAGAACGACGTCAAGTTTCTTGACATCCGTTTCACGGATCTCCCGGGTGTGCAGCAGCACTTCAACATTCCGGCCTCGACCGTCGATGAAGAATTCTTCACGGTCGGCCAGCTCTTCGACGGTTCGTCGATTCGCGGTTTCGCGTCGATCCACGAGTCCGACATGCAGCTCATCCCCGATGTGACGACGGCGTACATCGACCAGTTCCGCGCGGAGAAGACCCTCATCATGGTCTTCGACATCTTCAACCCGCGCACCGGTGAGGTTTACAGCAAGGACCCGCGTCAGGTCGCAAAGAAGGCAGAGAAGTACCTCGCCTCCACCGGCATCGCTGACACCGCCTACTTCGCACCCGAAGCCGAGTTCTACATCTTCGACGACGTGCGCTACGAGGTTTCTGAGGGCAAGAGCTTCTACTCGATCGACTCCGAGGAGGCTGCGTGGAACACCGGCCGCAAGGAAGAGGGCGGCAACCTCGCCAACAAGACCCCCTTCAAGGGCGGCTACTTCCCCGTCTCCCCCGTCGACAAGACGGCAGACCTCCGCGACGACATGTCGCTGCGTCTGATCGAAGCGGGCCTGGAGCTTGAGCGTTCGCACCACGAGGTCGGCACCGCCGGCCAGCAGGAGATCAACTACCGCTTCGACACCATGGTGTCGGCAGCTGACGACATCCTGAAGTTCAAGTACATCGTCAAGAACACGGCAGAGCTGTGGGGCAAGACGGCAACGTTCATGCCGAAGCCGCTGTTCGGCGACAACGGATCGGGCATGCACACCCACCAGTCGCTATGGCTCGACGGCAAGCCGCTGTTCTTCGACGAGAAGGGCTACGGCCAGCTCTCAGACATCGCGCGCTGGTACATCGGTGGCCTGCTGAAGCACGCTAACGCTGTGCTCGCGTTCACGAACCCGTCGCTGAACTCCTACCACCGCCTGGTGAAGGGCTTCGAAGCTCCGGTCAACCTGGCGTACTCGGCCGGTAACCGTTCGGCCGCCATCCGCATCCCGCTGACGGGTTCCAACCCGAAGGCAAAGCGCATCGAGTTCCGCGTTCCTGACGCCGCATCGAACCCCTACCTTGCCTTCGCCGCGCAGCTGATGGCTGGCCTCGACGGCATCAAGAACCGCATCGAGCCGCTTGAGCCGATCGACAAGGACCTGTACGAGCTTCCCCCCGAGGAAGCAAAGAACATTCCTCAGGTTCCGAACTCGTTGCTGGACTCGCTCGAGGCTCTGCGCGCAGACCACCAGTTCCTCCTCGAAGGCGGCGTCTTCACGGAAGAGCTGATCGAGACCTGGATCAACTACAAGATCGAGAACGAGATCAAGCCGATCGCTCAGCGACCGCACCCGTTTGAATTCGAGCTCTACTACGGAGTCTGA
- a CDS encoding SRPBCC family protein: MPVTDITTDPENLTMTVTAEFAAPLERLWNAFTTPAQLERFWGPPGWPATFTSWDHSVGGRAIYTMHGPRGEKSTGSWEFLAISAPHSFEVMDTFADEQGNPLEGFPAMRMTFTFDATAEGSRMINTSYFTSTEALEQVVAMGAVEGTRMAMAQLDAVLQDLREYAQGKGTRVELLDDTHVRITRLVNGPRELVWRAHNEPDLIRGWMLGPDGWEMTECVVGTEVGAAFRNSWAPVGDTEGEAFGFEGEVLLFDAPRRAVTTERMQGMPTETLNDLNLYEENGATLITLLIEYPDKETRDMILATGMADGMESSYARLETTVLQNA, encoded by the coding sequence ATGCCTGTCACCGACATCACCACCGATCCCGAAAACCTCACGATGACGGTAACCGCTGAGTTTGCGGCACCGCTCGAACGCTTGTGGAACGCGTTTACGACACCGGCGCAGCTGGAACGGTTCTGGGGCCCTCCCGGATGGCCCGCCACGTTCACGAGCTGGGATCACTCGGTAGGCGGGCGCGCGATCTATACGATGCACGGTCCGCGCGGCGAGAAGTCGACCGGCTCGTGGGAGTTTCTCGCCATCAGCGCTCCGCACAGCTTTGAAGTCATGGATACCTTTGCTGACGAGCAAGGCAACCCCCTCGAAGGATTCCCGGCGATGCGCATGACGTTCACGTTCGACGCCACCGCCGAAGGCAGCCGAATGATCAACACCAGCTACTTCACCTCGACGGAGGCTCTCGAACAGGTTGTCGCGATGGGTGCCGTCGAAGGTACGCGGATGGCCATGGCTCAGCTCGACGCCGTTTTGCAAGATCTTCGGGAATACGCGCAGGGCAAAGGCACGCGTGTGGAGCTTCTCGACGACACCCACGTGCGCATCACCCGCCTGGTGAACGGGCCACGCGAGTTGGTATGGCGCGCGCACAACGAGCCTGATCTGATTCGCGGATGGATGCTGGGCCCCGATGGTTGGGAGATGACGGAGTGCGTCGTCGGCACCGAGGTTGGCGCGGCTTTTCGCAACTCGTGGGCACCCGTTGGTGATACCGAAGGCGAAGCGTTTGGCTTCGAAGGCGAAGTTCTGCTGTTTGACGCGCCACGTCGCGCCGTGACAACAGAGCGCATGCAGGGCATGCCCACGGAGACGCTGAACGACCTCAACCTTTACGAGGAGAATGGCGCGACGCTCATCACCCTGCTCATTGAGTACCCAGACAAGGAGACCCGCGACATGATCCTCGCCACCGGCATGGCCGATGGCATGGAGTCCTCCTACGCCCGTCTCGAGACCACGGTGCTGCAAAACGCTTAG
- the glnA gene encoding type I glutamate--ammonia ligase — protein MDKQRDFVLRTIEERGVKFVRLWFTDVIGTLKSVALAPAEVEGAFAEGLGFDGSAIEGLTRGYESDLLANPDPATFQILPWRGETDPTARMFCDLTTPDGQPAVSDPRHVLKRTLAKAADRGFTFYTHPEIEFYLLRSSQLGPDGQPVPVDSAGYFDNVPGGTAHDFRRRSVRMLEDIGISVEYSHHEGGPGQNEIDLRYADALATADNIMTFRTVIKEVAIEQGVYATFMPKPMSGQPGSGMHTHMSLFEGDTNAFYEEGAKYQLSKTGRHFIAGLLKHANEITAVTNQFVNSYKRLWGGDEAPSFVCWGHNNRSALIRVPMYKPNKTQSTRVEYRALDSAANPYLSYALMLAAGLKGIEEEYELPAEAEDNVWTLTESERRALGYAPLPASLDHALEYMEESELVAETLGEQVFSYVLRNKRKEWADYRSQVTPFELANNLEML, from the coding sequence ATGGACAAGCAGCGCGACTTCGTGTTGAGGACGATCGAAGAGCGAGGCGTCAAGTTTGTGCGCCTGTGGTTTACCGACGTCATTGGCACTCTCAAGTCCGTTGCGCTGGCCCCGGCAGAAGTCGAGGGTGCATTCGCTGAGGGGCTGGGTTTTGATGGCTCCGCTATCGAGGGTTTGACGCGCGGATATGAGTCTGACCTGCTCGCCAACCCTGACCCCGCGACCTTCCAGATTCTGCCGTGGCGTGGCGAGACAGATCCCACTGCCCGCATGTTCTGTGACCTCACGACACCAGACGGACAGCCAGCGGTGTCTGACCCGCGTCACGTGCTGAAGCGCACGCTGGCGAAGGCTGCCGACCGGGGCTTTACGTTCTATACGCACCCCGAAATCGAGTTCTACCTGCTGCGATCGTCACAGCTTGGGCCCGACGGTCAACCGGTTCCGGTCGACTCAGCCGGGTACTTCGATAATGTGCCAGGCGGAACCGCGCATGACTTCCGTCGCCGGTCCGTGCGGATGCTGGAAGACATTGGCATCTCGGTGGAGTACTCGCACCATGAGGGCGGCCCCGGCCAGAACGAAATCGATCTGCGCTACGCTGACGCGCTGGCAACGGCCGACAACATCATGACGTTCCGCACGGTGATCAAAGAGGTCGCGATCGAGCAGGGCGTCTATGCGACGTTCATGCCGAAGCCGATGTCTGGTCAGCCTGGTTCCGGCATGCACACCCACATGTCGTTGTTTGAGGGCGACACGAACGCGTTCTACGAAGAGGGTGCCAAGTACCAGCTGTCAAAGACGGGCCGTCACTTCATCGCTGGCCTGCTGAAGCACGCGAACGAGATCACGGCGGTCACGAACCAGTTCGTGAACTCGTACAAGCGCCTGTGGGGCGGCGACGAAGCGCCGAGCTTTGTCTGCTGGGGCCACAACAACCGGTCAGCGCTCATTCGCGTGCCGATGTACAAGCCGAACAAGACGCAGTCGACCCGGGTGGAATACCGCGCACTGGACTCGGCGGCCAACCCGTACCTTTCGTATGCGCTGATGCTGGCCGCCGGCCTGAAAGGCATCGAAGAAGAGTACGAGTTGCCTGCCGAGGCAGAAGACAACGTCTGGACGCTCACCGAGTCGGAGCGTCGTGCGCTCGGCTACGCGCCGCTCCCGGCAAGCCTTGACCACGCGCTCGAGTACATGGAGGAGTCGGAGCTCGTTGCCGAGACCCTCGGCGAGCAGGTGTTCAGCTACGTGTTGCGTAACAAGCGCAAGGAGTGGGCCGACTACCGTTCTCAGGTCACGCCGTTCGAACTGGCAAACAACCTCGAAATGCTTTAG